The proteins below come from a single Microthrixaceae bacterium genomic window:
- a CDS encoding beta-lactamase family protein, which produces MTDASPTGSDPATNSGSPADRSWHEIAAQWPADNVAIAVVNSGGIVESFGDLDRRFRLASVTKPLVATAIWLAVEEGALTLDTPAGPPGSTVRHLLCHASGVGPDDDTILAAPGTRRIYSNHGFALLAQALEAHAGMTVEHYLHDGVLEPLAMSATSLDGPPGSGAVGSARDLATWVMSMLNPGTLLDSSTIAEATTVQFADIDGVLPGYGTQRPNPWGLGVEIRGHKSPHWTGSLNSPETYGHFGQTGTFVWIDPVRSLGLVGLGDLDFGNWALPLWPVLSDAVIRTFGGT; this is translated from the coding sequence ATGACCGATGCGTCCCCCACCGGCTCCGACCCCGCCACCAACTCCGGCTCCCCCGCCGATCGCTCGTGGCACGAGATCGCCGCGCAATGGCCGGCCGACAACGTCGCCATCGCCGTCGTCAACTCCGGGGGAATCGTCGAATCGTTCGGCGACCTCGATCGTCGATTCCGTCTCGCCTCGGTGACCAAACCCCTCGTCGCCACCGCCATCTGGCTCGCCGTCGAGGAAGGCGCCCTCACCCTCGACACGCCGGCCGGTCCCCCCGGCTCCACGGTGCGACACCTCCTGTGTCATGCCTCCGGGGTCGGCCCCGACGACGACACCATCCTCGCCGCACCCGGCACCCGCCGCATCTACTCCAATCACGGTTTCGCACTACTGGCGCAGGCGCTCGAAGCCCACGCTGGCATGACCGTCGAGCACTACCTGCACGACGGCGTCCTCGAACCGCTCGCCATGTCGGCCACCTCCCTCGACGGCCCGCCCGGATCCGGGGCCGTCGGCTCGGCCCGCGACCTCGCCACCTGGGTGATGTCGATGTTGAACCCCGGCACGCTGCTCGATTCCTCGACGATCGCCGAGGCCACCACCGTTCAGTTCGCCGACATCGACGGGGTACTGCCCGGCTACGGCACCCAACGACCCAACCCGTGGGGGCTCGGCGTCGAGATCCGCGGCCACAAATCGCCGCACTGGACCGGCTCCCTCAACTCACCCGAGACCTATGGCCACTTCGGCCAGACCGGCACCTTCGTGTGGATCGACCCCGTTCGATCACTCGGGCTTGTCGGCCTCGGGGACCTCGACTTCGGAAACTGGGCCCTGCCTCTGTGGCCCGTCCTCAGCGACGCCGTTATTCGCACCTTCGGCGGGACCTGA
- a CDS encoding NYN domain-containing protein: MNADRKVGIASFNGRIFRTSNGNHTRGNKMKCTTATQLGTSKKRQIVLIDIENIVESARDANTYDFADVFGRVAAAVDLQRTDHVVVSANPALVTGLFAMHDLWPSAQIRPRHGRDGADLALLDSVRDTHQVARSYDRAVIASGDGCFTPLAIDLRTVGVATVVVARPESTSIELRSESSEYIPLGSHVEWAVAS; the protein is encoded by the coding sequence GTGAACGCTGACAGAAAAGTTGGAATCGCAAGTTTCAACGGACGGATTTTCCGTACGTCGAATGGTAATCACACCAGGGGGAACAAGATGAAGTGCACAACGGCAACGCAGCTGGGAACGTCGAAGAAACGGCAGATTGTTCTGATCGATATCGAGAACATCGTTGAATCGGCGAGAGATGCGAACACCTATGACTTCGCCGACGTGTTCGGCCGCGTGGCTGCGGCGGTCGATCTCCAGCGGACCGACCACGTCGTGGTCTCGGCGAACCCGGCACTGGTGACGGGCTTGTTTGCGATGCACGACCTCTGGCCGTCGGCACAGATTCGGCCGCGTCATGGCAGGGACGGGGCGGACCTGGCGCTGCTGGACTCGGTTCGTGACACGCACCAGGTGGCTCGTTCGTACGATCGCGCAGTCATTGCGTCCGGTGATGGTTGTTTCACCCCGCTCGCGATCGACCTCAGGACGGTGGGAGTCGCGACGGTGGTCGTTGCCCGCCCGGAATCGACCTCAATCGAGCTCCGGAGCGAGTCATCGGAGTACATTCCACTCGGTTCTCACGTGGAATGGGCGGTGGCGTCGTGA
- a CDS encoding DDE-type integrase/transposase/recombinase, producing MHDRHRDIALFRYSLIREAADPALTPTERGRLVRYLAARDHLDPHGERVRVGRSTLDRWIRAWRGGGFDALVPQARSAEPKTPAALLDLAVRLKLEVPARTAAQVCRIIEADKGWAPSERTVQRHFARRGLNVRPDGQPLEVFGRFEADTTNVLWTGDALHGPVIGGRKVYLLAFIDDHSRLLVGYRWCHSEDTIRLEAALRAGLASRGIPGGIYVDNGSAFASKPLLRACASLGVRLTHSTPRRPEGRGKIERFFRTVRDQFLVEITVSGPTDLDEMNRLFSAWVEGVYHRQVHSETGEAPLDRFDTSIVRFPTAGELHEAFLWSETRVVSKVATVSLLGNHYQVDAALAGQRVELVFDPFDLTHIEVRLRDLPMGTAVPQHIGRHTHPAARPDPTQLAAPTATGIDYLRLIETERDRNLAASGGIDFHQLALPKEPIVQPRTTNKQDQP from the coding sequence ATGCACGATCGGCATCGCGATATCGCGTTGTTTCGTTACTCGTTGATTCGCGAGGCAGCGGACCCGGCGTTGACGCCGACCGAACGCGGCCGTTTGGTCCGCTATCTCGCTGCTCGCGACCATCTCGACCCGCACGGTGAACGGGTCCGGGTGGGCCGCTCGACGTTGGATCGTTGGATCCGGGCGTGGCGTGGCGGCGGGTTCGACGCGTTGGTTCCCCAGGCGCGGTCCGCTGAACCGAAAACCCCCGCAGCGTTGTTGGATCTCGCGGTTAGGTTGAAACTTGAAGTCCCGGCGCGCACCGCGGCCCAGGTATGTCGGATCATCGAAGCCGACAAGGGTTGGGCGCCATCGGAGCGGACGGTGCAACGCCATTTCGCTCGGCGGGGTCTCAACGTTCGTCCCGACGGCCAACCACTTGAGGTATTCGGCCGTTTCGAGGCCGACACCACCAACGTGTTATGGACCGGCGACGCGTTGCACGGCCCCGTCATCGGTGGCCGCAAGGTCTACCTGTTGGCGTTCATCGATGACCACAGTCGGCTATTGGTCGGCTATCGGTGGTGTCACAGCGAAGACACCATCCGCCTCGAAGCAGCGTTGCGCGCCGGGCTTGCCAGCCGAGGAATTCCCGGGGGGATCTACGTCGATAACGGTTCCGCGTTCGCGTCGAAACCTCTGTTGCGAGCGTGCGCGTCGTTGGGAGTCCGCCTCACCCACTCGACACCGCGCCGCCCCGAAGGCCGCGGGAAAATCGAACGGTTCTTCCGGACCGTTCGCGACCAGTTCCTCGTCGAGATCACCGTGAGCGGCCCCACGGACCTCGACGAAATGAACCGCCTGTTTTCGGCTTGGGTTGAGGGCGTCTATCACCGTCAAGTCCACTCCGAAACCGGCGAAGCACCTTTGGACCGCTTCGACACGAGCATCGTGAGGTTCCCGACCGCGGGCGAGCTCCACGAAGCGTTCCTGTGGTCTGAAACCCGGGTCGTTTCCAAAGTCGCGACCGTGTCGCTGCTCGGCAACCACTACCAAGTCGACGCAGCGCTCGCGGGCCAACGCGTCGAGTTGGTCTTTGACCCCTTCGACCTCACCCACATCGAGGTCCGCCTGCGCGACCTGCCCATGGGCACCGCAGTCCCACAACACATCGGCCGCCACACTCACCCCGCCGCTCGCCCAGACCCAACCCAACTCGCAGCGCCCACTGCGACCGGGATCGACTACCTGCGCCTGATCGAAACCGAACGCGACCGCAACCTCGCCGCCTCAGGCGGGATCGACTTTCACCAACTCGCCCTACCCAAAGAACCCATCGTCCAACCCCGAACCACCAACAAACAGGACCAACCGTGA
- a CDS encoding AAA family ATPase → MSIDRLRAHWGFTRMPFNKDLAPSMLATTTTYAEAVARISWCVTEDALGVITGEVGAGKTVAARAALGTLDTSRHTIIYIGNPAIGARGIYTTIITTLGGTPRFHKAALIPQAQDALATERDERGKKVVVVLDEAHLLSTDQLEELRLLLNADMDSRSPFACLLIGQPTLRRLIKLGMFAALDQRIALRYAMAGMNAHETSTYIAHHLNLAGRSDTLFSDDAIELIHQVARGLPRAVNNLAVQALIAAYATGRNIVDESSTRTAITEVTAE, encoded by the coding sequence GTGAGCATCGACCGTCTCCGAGCCCACTGGGGCTTTACCCGCATGCCGTTCAACAAAGACCTCGCCCCCTCCATGCTCGCCACGACCACCACATACGCCGAAGCGGTCGCACGAATCAGCTGGTGTGTCACCGAAGACGCCCTCGGAGTTATCACCGGCGAAGTCGGCGCCGGAAAGACCGTCGCCGCACGAGCCGCTCTCGGCACCCTCGACACGTCGCGCCACACCATCATCTACATCGGCAACCCCGCCATCGGCGCCCGAGGCATCTACACCACGATCATCACCACCCTCGGCGGCACACCCCGGTTCCACAAAGCAGCGCTCATCCCCCAAGCCCAAGACGCCCTCGCCACCGAACGCGACGAACGAGGCAAGAAAGTCGTCGTGGTCCTCGACGAAGCCCACCTCCTCAGCACCGACCAACTCGAAGAACTCCGCCTACTTCTCAACGCCGACATGGACAGCCGATCACCATTCGCGTGTCTCCTCATCGGCCAACCCACCCTGCGGCGACTCATCAAGCTCGGCATGTTCGCCGCTCTCGATCAACGCATCGCGCTGCGATACGCCATGGCCGGAATGAACGCGCACGAGACCAGCACCTACATCGCGCATCACCTCAACCTCGCCGGGCGCAGCGACACCCTCTTCAGCGACGACGCCATCGAGCTCATCCACCAAGTCGCCCGCGGGCTACCCCGAGCCGTGAACAACCTCGCCGTTCAAGCACTCATCGCCGCGTACGCCACCGGCCGCAACATCGTCGACGAATCCTCCACCCGCACCGCCATCACCGAAGTCACCGCCGAATAG
- a CDS encoding type II toxin-antitoxin system PemK/MazF family toxin, whose product MLTSGDIIDLDLGIPKGREAGFQHPAVLVTAQRVLDSAPSVVHVVPLTSTVRAFHSEVVVERDLFNGLATTSSAQCQHVRSVSPGRIAGVRGNVGAEVLAQVRETIAVLLDIG is encoded by the coding sequence ATGCTGACCTCGGGTGACATCATCGATCTCGACTTGGGAATACCGAAAGGTCGAGAGGCCGGCTTCCAACACCCGGCGGTCCTGGTGACGGCGCAACGCGTGCTCGACTCCGCGCCGTCGGTCGTGCACGTGGTCCCGCTGACGAGCACCGTCCGCGCATTCCATTCAGAGGTCGTCGTCGAGCGGGACTTGTTCAATGGCTTGGCAACGACCTCGTCGGCCCAATGTCAGCATGTGCGCTCGGTCTCGCCCGGTCGGATCGCAGGAGTTCGGGGCAACGTGGGCGCTGAGGTGTTGGCCCAGGTGCGTGAGACGATCGCAGTGCTCCTCGACATCGGGTGA
- a CDS encoding DEAD/DEAH box helicase, which produces MTTTFESLGVSAPLSAALTERGITSPFAIQALTIEDALAGHDVCGKAKTGSGKTLAFGVPTLQVLPKAKPNRPTGIVLVPTRELATQVRDELAPLGAAIDRTVVAIYGGDPIDKQINKLNRGVDLMVCTPGRAIDLIEREALSVSDITNVVVDEADRMADMGFLPQVEWILRQVDGEHQTLLFSATLDGVVDGLVQRYQHDPKLHEVESKTVTVDQMHHRFLKVHELDRVKVLASIIEGSNKTMVFTATKRDADRIVVKLQGEGVNAAAIHGDLRQQLRERTLADFASGKIKALVATDVAARGIHVDDVDVVIHLEPATDHKTYLHRSGRTARAGTSGVVVTLALWNQELEVKRLQKRIGLNIPIVEVFSNNPLLRDLVAWDPEEGA; this is translated from the coding sequence ATGACAACAACGTTTGAATCGCTCGGCGTGTCGGCACCCCTGTCCGCAGCCCTCACCGAGCGTGGAATCACTTCACCATTCGCCATTCAGGCGCTCACGATCGAAGACGCACTCGCCGGCCATGACGTGTGCGGAAAAGCAAAGACAGGATCCGGCAAGACGCTGGCCTTCGGAGTCCCCACCTTGCAGGTGCTGCCGAAGGCGAAACCCAACCGCCCCACCGGCATCGTTCTGGTGCCGACCCGAGAGCTCGCCACCCAGGTGCGCGATGAGCTCGCCCCGCTCGGCGCCGCCATCGACCGCACCGTCGTGGCGATCTACGGCGGCGACCCCATCGACAAGCAGATCAACAAGCTCAACCGCGGCGTCGATCTCATGGTGTGCACGCCCGGTCGGGCCATCGACCTCATCGAACGCGAGGCGTTGTCGGTGAGCGACATCACCAACGTCGTCGTCGACGAGGCCGACCGCATGGCCGACATGGGGTTCCTGCCACAGGTCGAGTGGATCCTTCGACAGGTCGACGGCGAACACCAGACCCTGCTGTTCTCGGCAACCCTCGACGGCGTCGTCGATGGGCTGGTGCAGCGCTACCAGCACGATCCGAAGCTGCACGAGGTCGAATCGAAGACCGTCACGGTTGACCAGATGCACCACCGATTCCTGAAGGTGCACGAACTCGACCGGGTGAAGGTGCTCGCCTCCATCATCGAAGGTTCGAACAAGACGATGGTGTTCACCGCCACCAAACGCGACGCCGATCGCATCGTGGTGAAACTGCAGGGCGAGGGAGTGAACGCCGCGGCGATCCACGGCGACCTGCGCCAGCAACTGCGCGAACGCACGCTCGCCGATTTCGCCTCCGGCAAGATCAAGGCCCTCGTCGCAACCGATGTGGCGGCGCGAGGCATTCACGTCGACGATGTGGACGTGGTGATCCACCTCGAACCCGCCACCGATCACAAGACCTATCTGCACCGATCGGGTCGCACCGCTCGCGCCGGCACCTCCGGCGTGGTGGTCACCCTCGCGTTGTGGAACCAGGAACTCGAGGTGAAGCGGCTGCAGAAGCGCATCGGGTTGAACATCCCCATCGTCGAGGTGTTCTCGAACAACCCGTTGCTGCGCGACCTCGTGGCGTGGGACCCCGAAGAAGGGGCCTGA
- a CDS encoding NUDIX hydrolase has protein sequence MAWINHGERELYSSPWVTLGLADVEWPDGTRFDHHLIRCQPAAGCIVIDPERGVLLLWRHRFITDTWGWEIPAGRVDEGESIVDAARRETLEETGWEPEGLTPLVDFYPSNGLSDQHFHVFVATGATHRGEPSDPNEADRVEWVSVEDLREALRRGEMNEGLSVTACCYALAFGAFGDLDA, from the coding sequence ATGGCCTGGATCAATCACGGCGAACGCGAGCTGTATTCGAGTCCGTGGGTCACCCTCGGGCTCGCGGATGTCGAGTGGCCCGACGGCACCCGTTTCGACCACCACCTGATCCGTTGCCAGCCCGCCGCCGGATGCATCGTGATCGACCCCGAACGTGGGGTGCTGTTGTTGTGGCGGCATCGATTCATCACCGACACCTGGGGTTGGGAGATCCCGGCCGGGCGGGTCGATGAGGGCGAGTCGATCGTGGATGCCGCACGCCGAGAGACCCTCGAGGAGACCGGGTGGGAGCCCGAGGGCCTCACCCCGCTGGTCGACTTCTATCCGTCGAACGGGTTGAGCGATCAGCACTTCCACGTCTTCGTCGCGACCGGCGCCACCCACCGGGGCGAGCCGAGCGACCCCAACGAGGCCGACCGGGTCGAGTGGGTTTCGGTCGAGGACCTGCGCGAGGCGCTGCGTCGCGGCGAGATGAACGAGGGCCTGTCGGTGACGGCGTGTTGCTACGCGCTCGCGTTCGGAGCATTCGGCGACCTCGACGCCTGA
- a CDS encoding N-6 DNA methylase: MTDPQPRQPPRSTAYDIGLEFEATLSTQQRRQGAHYTPPDVAEALVEQAWRFLRHPTPVVCDPSCGGAVFLIAAAQRLRREGLDPADIVNRHLVGIDLNPDAVQAATTALQTWAREAGATREVTPRVVCADALFAGGQLQGGLFEDGPTAGLPADATIDLVIGNPPFQNQLDASTARTADARRAMAQRFGPDVRAYVDIAAVFQLRALELAAPDGVVCLVQPRSFLAARDAETVRRRMLAAGALASVWLPRDKVFGAEVDVCATTLQLGAAARPVEVTGGRLGEMPHGEVDAELLAESATWSALWARARGVPSVAPPAGHHGTIGDLATATAGFRDEFYALVAHLSDGPLAPGRGARVISTAMIDPLTSSWATREVKIGGGKRTSPWVDRDALDDAAPRVGNWVGRLAVPKVLVATQTKVIEAALDADGDTVPLTPVLAVVPMAVVPMAVGADAAPAACPSQPDDASPVADPSPVAMLAAALSVPAASAWAATRFGGGGMSQDSMRLSARQVLQIPLPVDHDLWRQAARASLDPPADGDATGWRELGRLLNQSWRIDDDDLVDWWLARLPQMSRRSRRLR, translated from the coding sequence GTGACCGACCCGCAGCCACGGCAGCCGCCGCGGTCGACGGCCTACGACATCGGCCTCGAGTTCGAGGCGACCCTGTCGACCCAGCAACGTCGCCAGGGGGCGCACTACACGCCCCCCGATGTGGCCGAGGCACTCGTCGAACAGGCGTGGAGATTCCTGCGGCACCCGACGCCGGTGGTGTGTGATCCGAGCTGTGGGGGAGCGGTGTTTCTCATCGCGGCTGCGCAACGACTTCGACGCGAGGGGCTCGACCCCGCCGACATCGTCAACCGCCACCTCGTCGGCATCGACCTGAACCCCGACGCGGTGCAGGCGGCCACGACGGCCTTGCAGACCTGGGCGCGCGAGGCTGGCGCGACCCGTGAGGTGACGCCACGGGTCGTGTGCGCGGATGCGCTGTTCGCCGGAGGCCAACTACAGGGCGGGCTGTTCGAGGACGGCCCGACGGCGGGGCTGCCGGCCGACGCAACAATCGACCTGGTCATCGGCAACCCCCCGTTCCAGAACCAACTCGACGCGTCCACCGCCCGAACCGCGGACGCGCGACGGGCGATGGCACAACGCTTCGGCCCCGACGTGCGCGCCTATGTGGACATCGCCGCGGTGTTTCAGTTGCGGGCACTCGAACTGGCCGCCCCCGACGGCGTGGTGTGCCTGGTGCAGCCCCGTTCGTTTCTCGCGGCCCGCGACGCCGAGACGGTGCGCCGACGCATGTTGGCGGCGGGCGCGTTGGCATCGGTGTGGCTGCCGAGAGACAAGGTGTTCGGCGCCGAGGTCGACGTGTGTGCGACCACCCTGCAGTTGGGCGCCGCAGCGCGACCCGTCGAGGTGACCGGCGGACGCCTCGGCGAGATGCCCCACGGTGAGGTCGACGCCGAACTGCTGGCCGAGTCCGCGACCTGGTCGGCGCTGTGGGCGCGGGCCCGCGGGGTGCCATCGGTGGCGCCGCCGGCCGGTCACCACGGCACGATCGGTGACCTGGCCACCGCGACGGCGGGATTCCGCGACGAGTTCTACGCACTCGTCGCCCACCTGAGCGACGGGCCCCTTGCACCCGGGCGAGGGGCCCGGGTGATCAGCACCGCCATGATCGACCCCCTCACCTCCAGTTGGGCGACCCGCGAGGTGAAAATCGGCGGGGGCAAACGCACCTCGCCGTGGGTGGACCGCGACGCGCTCGATGACGCAGCGCCCAGGGTGGGCAACTGGGTGGGGAGGCTGGCGGTTCCCAAGGTGCTCGTGGCCACTCAGACCAAGGTGATCGAGGCGGCCCTTGACGCCGACGGCGACACGGTTCCGCTCACCCCGGTGCTCGCCGTGGTCCCGATGGCGGTGGTCCCGATGGCGGTCGGCGCGGATGCCGCACCGGCGGCCTGCCCGTCGCAGCCGGACGACGCGTCGCCGGTGGCTGACCCGTCGCCGGTGGCCATGTTGGCCGCCGCGCTCAGCGTGCCCGCAGCGTCGGCCTGGGCGGCGACGCGTTTCGGCGGGGGTGGAATGTCCCAGGATTCCATGCGGCTCTCGGCCAGACAGGTGCTTCAGATCCCCCTGCCCGTCGACCACGATCTGTGGCGACAGGCGGCGCGGGCCTCGCTCGACCCGCCGGCGGACGGCGACGCCA